TCGCATTCGCGGAGATGGATCTGACGTCGTTTGCGGATTCGCTACTGGAGACTTGGAGCGTCGCGACCGTCTCGCGATTCCAGCCGATCCGGCAGGACTTCGCGGTCGTCGTGGACGAGGCAACTGCGGCGGCGAGCGTGCAGCAGGCGATCCTGGATGGCGCGCGACCGCTGGCGACCGACGCGACGCTGTTTGACATCTACCGCGGCGAGGGTATCGAAGCTGGCAAGAAGAGCCTGGCCTACCGGGTCACGCTGTCAGCGCCGAACCGGCAACTTGCCGAGCATGAAGTCGAGCGCATCCGCACTCGGATTACGCAGAGCGTGTCGAAGCGCGTCGGTGGGGCGCTGCGCGGGTGAGTGAATCGAGAACGACGCTGGCACCTGATCGCGAAAGTGGTGGGCGGGCGAGTCGCGGCGCGCGTCCAATCGAGCGCGTGCGGGGCACGCACGACCTGCTGCCCGACGATCGATCTGTTATCGAAGCGCTGCGCGGCTCGCTCGTTGCCAACGCCGGACGGTACGGCTATCGCGAGGTGGAAACGCCGGTCGTTGAAGCGACCGAGCTGTTCTTGCGGAAGTCCGGCGGTGAGCGGGTGGCGCAACTGTATGCCTTCAATCATCGTGGACGCGATCTGGCGCTGCGACCCGAGTTCACCGCATCTGTCGTGCGGCTGTATGTCGAACGGTTGCAGTCGGAGCCGTTGCCGGTGCGGCTCGCTTACTCAGGGCCGGTCTTTCGCTACGAAAAGCCGCAAGCTGGTCGGTCGCGGCAGTTCACCGAGTACGGTTGCGAACTGATCGGTGCGGCTGGGCCGCTGGCTGATACCGAGATCATCAACCTGGCGATCGATGGTCTGCGCCGCGCTGGTGTCGAACGGATGCGGCTGGTGCTCGGGCACATCGGCGTCGTTGTTGGCTATCTGAGCGCGCTACAGATTGATCAGCGGGCGCAGGACTGGCTGACCTGGAGCATGGAACGACTGCGCAAGGGGGATGATTCGGCCCACGAGCTGCCCCCGCATCTGGCGCGCTATGAACGCGTCGAAGCGGACGCGGCGCTGGTCGATGATGGTCTGGACGGACTGAGTGAGCAGGCTCTGGTCAGCGTGTTACGTCAAGCAGGCATCAGCTTCGATGGCGGCATCCGTGATCCGGAGGACATCGCGCGCGGATTGATGCGGAAGCGGCGACGGCACCACGATGTTGCCGTGCTGCGCGAGGCTGCCGACTTCGTCACGGCGTTGACGCGGCTGTCGGGCCCGCCAAGCGAGGTGCTGGAGCCGTTGCACGAGCTGGTTCGCGGGCACGGGCTGTCGGCTGACCCCCTCGCCGAGCTGGAACAGATCATTGCGCTGCTGGAAGCAAATGGGTTCAGCCGCGACGATATCACGATCGATCTGGGCATGGGGCGTGGCCTGCACTACTACACCGGCATGCTATTCGAGATATATGGCGAGGACGGCCGGGGCCCTCAGCTATGTGGCGGCGGACGATACGACGACCTCGCTCAGGTGCTTGGCGCACGCAACGCTGTGCCGGCCTGTGGGTTCTCGTACGGACTGGAACGGGTGCTGACGTCTGCCGGGGCGGTTGCTGTCGGGCGTCCGAGTCCGACCGTTGTCGTCGTTCCGGGTGATGATCCTGGCGCGGGGATGCGGCTGGCGGATGCATTCCGCGCGGCGGGATGGATGGCGCTGCTCGATCTCCGTGGTCGGAATGTTGCTGCGACGCGCCGCGCTGCCGAGCGCCAGGGCGCGACGATCGTTGCCAGCCTCGTTGACGGACGAATCGAGATAACGACACTTGTTGATGGATCGACAATGATGGTCGATGCCGTCCCGCCCCCGACTGAGGAGGACGCCGGATGACGGGTGACGCGCTGCGGATTGCGCTGTCCAGCAAGGGAGCCTACGAGACATCGACAGCGGACTTCCTGGCGAAGGCGGGGCTTGGCTACTGGCGGCCGAACCCACGGCAGTACGTCGGTCGGATGCCGACTGTGCCCGAGGCTGAGGTGCTGTTTCAGCGACCGGAGGACATCGTCCATAAGGTGGCGGACGGCAGCGCCGACATTGGCATCACCGGCTACGACCTCGTCGCCGAGCACGCGGCGGAGCATCCTGACGTCCACGTCATCGTGCCGGATCTGGGTTTCCGCCGCTGTCAGGTTGTGCTGGCGGTGCCGGAATCGTGGCTCGACATTACGACAATCGACGATCTCGCCGAACTCTCGATCGATTTGAAGCGCCAGGGACAGCCGTTGCGGGTCGCGACGAAGTTCACGAACCTGGTCAGTGATCACCTCTATCGCAACGGGGTGAACTACTTCAGCCTGATCGACGCGCACGGCGCGTTGGAGGCTGCACCGGCCCTGGGCTACGCCGACTTGATCGCCGATCTGACCGAGACTGGTGTGACGCTGCGCGACAATCATCTGCGGGTGCTGGAGGGTGGCGTTGTTCTGCGGGCGCAGGCGTGCCTGATCGGGAACGCGCGAACGTTGGGCACTGGGCGGCGGATGCACCAGGCACGCGTCGTCATCGAGCTGATTGAGGCGAAGCTGCGCTCACGGACGTTCAGGATTGTTACCGCGAATATCGCCGGTGCATCGCCGGAAGAGGTGGCGGCGCAGGTCATCAGCAACGTCGACCTGGCAGGTGAGACCGGACCGACGGTGTCGCCGGTCTTTCCGAAGGTCGTGCAGGTCGGCGCGGAGCACTGGTTCTCGGTGAGCGTGATCGTGCCGGACGACTGCATGCTGGCAACGGTCGATCATCTGCGCTTCTCCGGTGCGCGTGGCATTACGGTGGGCACGCCGGACTACATGTTTGATACGGACTCGAACGCCTTCGTCGAGCTGGCGGAGGCGGTGGAGCAGCGAGGGAATGAGGCGTACCGCCCATGGTAGTGCGGACCTACACCGGCATTGATGCCGGGCGTCAGGCGATCCTGTCGCGTCGTGAGCTGCGCGATGCGCCGCTTTCGCCGCGCATGCGCGAGGGTGTGCGGCGCGTCTTCGGCGAGGACCTGACGGCGGACGAGGTTGTTCGCCGCATTCTTGACGACGTGCGGCAGCAAGGTGACCGCGCACTCCTGCATTACACGGAGCAGATCGACGGCGTTGTGCTGAGTGCCGTTGAGGTGTCTGACGCGGAACTTGACGCAGCCTTTGACCAAGTATCCAGTGACGTTGTCGATGCGCTGAAGACAGCGGCGGATCGGATTCGCCGCTTCCATGAGCGGCAGCACATCGATCCCTGGATTGATGCGCAGCCGGAGGGGATTCTCGGGCAGCTCGTCGTGCCGCTGGAGCGGGTGGGCGTCTATGCGCCGGGTGGCAGCGCGCCGTATCCGTCGTCGCTGCTGATGACGGCGATTCCGGCGGCGGTAGCAGGTGTATCTGAGGTCGTTGTCTGCGCGCCGCCGGAGAAGAACGGCCAGATCGCGCCGGTCACGGCAGTGGCAGCGCGGATCGCTGGTGTATCACGTGTATTTCGCGTCGGTGGGGCGCAGGCGATTGCGGCGATGGCATACGGAACGACCAGTGTGCCGCGCGTCGACAAGATCTTCGGGCCGGGCAACATCTTCGTCGTGCTGGCGAAGCGGCAGGTCTACGGTGAGGTGGCGATCGATGCGCTGCCGGGTCCGACTGAGACGGTACTGATCGCCGACGGGTCGGCGACGGCCACGCTGTGCGCAGCGGATATGCTGGCGCAGGCTGAGCACGATCCGATGGCGAGCGCGATTCTGCTGACGACTTCGTGCGAGCTGGCGGCATCGGTGCGAGGCGAGCTCGAATTGCAATTGCGGACGCTGGAGCGCGCAGCGGTCGCACGTGAGTCGTTGGGCGAGAACGGCGCGATTGTCGTGCTCGACTCGCTGGAGGATGCGATCGCGTTGGCGAACGACTATGCGCCGGAGCATCTCTGCCTGCTGGTCGAGGACCCGTGGCGTTGGGTCCCGGCGGTGCGG
This is a stretch of genomic DNA from Thermomicrobiales bacterium. It encodes these proteins:
- the hisG gene encoding ATP phosphoribosyltransferase, whose protein sequence is MTGDALRIALSSKGAYETSTADFLAKAGLGYWRPNPRQYVGRMPTVPEAEVLFQRPEDIVHKVADGSADIGITGYDLVAEHAAEHPDVHVIVPDLGFRRCQVVLAVPESWLDITTIDDLAELSIDLKRQGQPLRVATKFTNLVSDHLYRNGVNYFSLIDAHGALEAAPALGYADLIADLTETGVTLRDNHLRVLEGGVVLRAQACLIGNARTLGTGRRMHQARVVIELIEAKLRSRTFRIVTANIAGASPEEVAAQVISNVDLAGETGPTVSPVFPKVVQVGAEHWFSVSVIVPDDCMLATVDHLRFSGARGITVGTPDYMFDTDSNAFVELAEAVEQRGNEAYRPW
- the hisD gene encoding histidinol dehydrogenase, translated to MVVRTYTGIDAGRQAILSRRELRDAPLSPRMREGVRRVFGEDLTADEVVRRILDDVRQQGDRALLHYTEQIDGVVLSAVEVSDAELDAAFDQVSSDVVDALKTAADRIRRFHERQHIDPWIDAQPEGILGQLVVPLERVGVYAPGGSAPYPSSLLMTAIPAAVAGVSEVVVCAPPEKNGQIAPVTAVAARIAGVSRVFRVGGAQAIAAMAYGTTSVPRVDKIFGPGNIFVVLAKRQVYGEVAIDALPGPTETVLIADGSATATLCAADMLAQAEHDPMASAILLTTSCELAASVRGELELQLRTLERAAVARESLGENGAIVVLDSLEDAIALANDYAPEHLCLLVEDPWRWVPAVRHAGGIFLGESSPEVLGDYTAGPSHVMPTGRTARFSSPVNASDFVKYISLIGLNERGLEAYGPAAARIARAEGLTAHAAAVERRLELMQPE
- the hisZ gene encoding ATP phosphoribosyltransferase regulatory subunit; amino-acid sequence: MSESRTTLAPDRESGGRASRGARPIERVRGTHDLLPDDRSVIEALRGSLVANAGRYGYREVETPVVEATELFLRKSGGERVAQLYAFNHRGRDLALRPEFTASVVRLYVERLQSEPLPVRLAYSGPVFRYEKPQAGRSRQFTEYGCELIGAAGPLADTEIINLAIDGLRRAGVERMRLVLGHIGVVVGYLSALQIDQRAQDWLTWSMERLRKGDDSAHELPPHLARYERVEADAALVDDGLDGLSEQALVSVLRQAGISFDGGIRDPEDIARGLMRKRRRHHDVAVLREAADFVTALTRLSGPPSEVLEPLHELVRGHGLSADPLAELEQIIALLEANGFSRDDITIDLGMGRGLHYYTGMLFEIYGEDGRGPQLCGGGRYDDLAQVLGARNAVPACGFSYGLERVLTSAGAVAVGRPSPTVVVVPGDDPGAGMRLADAFRAAGWMALLDLRGRNVAATRRAAERQGATIVASLVDGRIEITTLVDGSTMMVDAVPPPTEEDAG